In Synechococcus sp. KORDI-100, a single window of DNA contains:
- a CDS encoding adenylosuccinate synthase, with the protein MSLANVVVIGAQWGDEGKGKITDLLSRSADVVVRYQGGVNAGHTIVVDQRVLKLHLIPSGILYPDTICLIGSGTVVDPKVMLGELDMLIENDIDIAGLQLASTAHVTMPYHRLLDQAMEKQRGLRRIGTTGRGIGPTYADKSQRSGIRVIDLLDEGRLRERLEGPLAEKNQLLKTIYDVEPLDPDAVISEYLGYGQRLAPHVVDCTRAIHEAAKARKNILFEGAQGTLLDLDHGTYPYVTSSNPVSGGACIGAGVGPTLIDRVIGVAKAYTTRVGEGPFPTELSGQLNDQLTERGGEFGTTTGRRRRCGWFDSVIGRYSVQVNGLDCLAVTKLDVLDELEEIQVCVAYELDGERIDYFPSSADDFARCRPIFEVLPGWQCSTEECRQLEDLPEAAMAYLRFLADLMEVPIAIVSLGASRDQTIVVEDPIHGPKRALLSA; encoded by the coding sequence GTGTCCTTGGCCAATGTTGTCGTCATCGGAGCTCAGTGGGGTGACGAAGGGAAAGGCAAGATCACGGATCTGCTGAGTCGTTCCGCAGATGTCGTCGTTCGCTACCAGGGCGGCGTGAATGCCGGCCACACGATCGTGGTGGATCAGCGGGTGCTCAAGCTGCACCTGATTCCCTCCGGCATCCTGTACCCGGACACGATCTGTCTGATCGGATCCGGAACAGTGGTGGATCCCAAGGTGATGCTCGGGGAGCTCGACATGCTGATCGAGAACGACATCGACATCGCCGGTCTCCAGCTGGCGTCGACGGCCCACGTGACCATGCCGTACCACCGCCTGCTGGATCAGGCGATGGAGAAGCAACGCGGTTTACGACGCATCGGCACCACCGGGCGGGGCATCGGGCCCACCTACGCCGACAAATCGCAGCGCAGTGGCATCCGCGTGATTGATCTCCTGGATGAAGGGCGCCTGCGGGAGCGGCTGGAGGGGCCGCTGGCGGAAAAAAACCAGTTGCTGAAGACCATTTACGACGTCGAGCCGCTTGATCCCGATGCCGTGATCAGCGAATACCTCGGCTATGGCCAACGCCTCGCTCCCCACGTGGTCGACTGCACCAGGGCCATCCATGAGGCAGCCAAGGCTCGCAAGAACATCCTGTTCGAGGGGGCGCAGGGGACCCTGCTGGACCTCGACCACGGCACCTATCCCTACGTCACCTCCTCCAATCCAGTGTCAGGGGGAGCGTGCATCGGTGCCGGGGTTGGACCAACCCTGATCGATCGGGTGATCGGGGTCGCCAAGGCCTACACCACCAGGGTGGGGGAAGGCCCCTTCCCAACCGAGCTCAGCGGCCAGCTCAATGATCAGCTCACGGAGCGGGGCGGGGAGTTCGGAACCACCACCGGTCGGCGCCGCCGCTGTGGCTGGTTCGACAGCGTCATCGGACGTTATTCCGTCCAGGTGAATGGCCTCGACTGTCTGGCCGTCACCAAGCTGGATGTGCTCGACGAACTGGAGGAGATTCAGGTGTGCGTCGCCTACGAACTCGACGGCGAACGCATCGATTATTTCCCCAGCAGTGCCGATGATTTCGCCCGCTGCCGTCCCATCTTCGAGGTGCTGCCGGGTTGGCAGTGTTCCACCGAGGAGTGCCGTCAGCTTGAGGATCTTCCCGAGGCCGCGATGGCCTACCTGCGCTTCCTGGCGGATCTGATGGAGGTTCCGATCGCGATCGTGTCCCTTGGAGCCAGCCGCGATCAGACGATCGTTGTGGAGGACCCCATCCATGGTCCGAAACGGGCGTTGCTGAGCGCCTGA
- a CDS encoding inorganic diphosphatase translates to MDLRPLAPSPSQGLVNLLVEIPAGSRNKYEYSPESGVMVLDRVFHAAIRYPFDYGFIPNTRADDGSPLDAMVIMEEPTFAGCLIRARPIGLLELEEDDCFDPKLLCVPDADPRQAGISSIRQIASSQLEEVSEFFRTYKSFEGRVITIGGWRDVDAVSPLLESCIAAGR, encoded by the coding sequence ATGGATCTACGCCCTCTGGCACCGTCACCCTCACAAGGGTTGGTCAACCTGTTGGTCGAGATTCCAGCTGGAAGTCGAAATAAATACGAATACTCCCCTGAGTCGGGGGTGATGGTTCTCGACCGCGTCTTCCACGCTGCCATCCGGTACCCCTTCGATTACGGATTCATCCCCAATACCAGGGCCGACGATGGCTCCCCCCTCGATGCCATGGTCATCATGGAGGAGCCCACCTTCGCCGGATGCCTGATCAGGGCCCGCCCCATCGGGTTGCTCGAGCTCGAGGAAGATGATTGCTTTGATCCAAAGCTTCTCTGCGTTCCCGATGCAGACCCGCGGCAAGCTGGAATCAGCAGCATTCGTCAGATTGCGTCCAGTCAGCTCGAGGAGGTTTCCGAGTTCTTCAGGACTTACAAAAGTTTTGAGGGTCGCGTCATCACCATCGGTGGCTGGCGAGACGTTGATGCTGTGTCCCCTTTGCTTGAGTCCTGCATTGCTGCAGGAAGATGA
- a CDS encoding resolvase has protein sequence MFPRSIESGGGQVHQSAEFSVDPVVTSSQSEALVGIDDVQKSLNRSRASVYRYTNTDPRNLNPPFNPRKLNPEYRSDQKDPLLFHPNEVARFAKDVLRIKEVTVEVLNSPSTATQQMLGAILEELKQIRSHLEATDVAPSDLGAARRDRQERPAA, from the coding sequence ATGTTTCCTCGGTCGATCGAATCTGGCGGTGGTCAAGTTCACCAATCGGCCGAATTTTCAGTTGATCCGGTTGTGACATCGTCACAATCTGAAGCGCTGGTTGGTATTGATGATGTTCAGAAGTCTCTGAATCGTTCGAGGGCCTCTGTTTACCGCTACACCAATACCGATCCTCGCAATCTCAACCCACCGTTTAACCCTCGCAAGCTCAATCCTGAATACCGGAGTGATCAGAAGGATCCTCTTCTATTCCATCCCAATGAGGTTGCTCGTTTCGCCAAGGATGTTCTGAGGATCAAGGAGGTCACCGTTGAAGTGCTCAACTCTCCCTCCACGGCAACCCAGCAGATGCTTGGAGCAATCCTTGAGGAGCTGAAGCAGATCCGCTCCCACCTCGAAGCCACAGACGTCGCGCCTTCCGATCTGGGTGCTGCACGTCGGGACCGTCAGGAGCGTCCTGCCGCCTGA
- a CDS encoding arsenate reductase family protein: protein MPEPTQVFSYSRCSTCRKAIQWLKNHDVDHDLIDITETSPSRQQLAAALLHFGDRKPLFNTSGLSYRALGSSVVKAMTDDQVLDALAADGKLIKRPFVILPSGHVLVGFKPDAWVDQLVG, encoded by the coding sequence TTGCCGGAGCCCACGCAGGTTTTCAGCTACAGCCGTTGCAGCACCTGCCGCAAAGCGATTCAGTGGTTGAAGAACCATGACGTCGATCACGACCTCATCGACATCACGGAGACTTCACCAAGCCGGCAACAGCTTGCGGCCGCTCTCCTTCATTTCGGTGATCGCAAGCCGCTCTTCAACACCAGTGGACTCAGCTACCGAGCACTGGGCTCAAGCGTCGTCAAAGCCATGACGGATGACCAGGTTCTGGATGCTCTGGCGGCTGACGGAAAGCTGATCAAGCGACCGTTTGTGATCCTGCCCAGTGGACATGTTCTGGTTGGCTTCAAGCCTGACGCTTGGGTTGACCAGTTGGTGGGCTGA
- the lepB gene encoding signal peptidase I: MAVEQQNRSRLHPFWDFWGPVLFTFALYFGIRQFVVEARYIPSGSMLPGLQIQDRLLVEKVTYLPRSPKRGEIVVFNSPYAFDPALSSSKRPSPLRCMLVNLPLIGLIPGLGNPACDAYIKRVIAISGDRVSVNPRGEVTLNGEELKEPYVQEYCSVDEQGMSPCRTLSGTVPQGSVLVLGDNRSNSWDGRFWPSSPYLPEKEILGRAFVRFWPVNRIGPLSN; this comes from the coding sequence TTGGCAGTCGAGCAACAGAATCGCTCAAGACTTCACCCGTTCTGGGATTTCTGGGGTCCAGTTCTTTTCACTTTCGCGCTCTATTTCGGGATACGTCAGTTCGTTGTTGAAGCGCGATACATTCCCTCAGGCTCGATGCTTCCTGGATTGCAGATCCAGGACAGGCTCCTGGTCGAGAAGGTCACCTATCTGCCGCGGTCCCCGAAACGTGGCGAAATTGTGGTGTTCAACTCGCCCTATGCCTTCGATCCGGCCCTGAGTTCCTCCAAGCGGCCCTCACCGCTGCGCTGCATGCTCGTGAATCTGCCGTTGATCGGCCTGATCCCTGGGCTTGGCAATCCGGCCTGCGACGCCTACATCAAACGGGTGATCGCGATTTCCGGCGACAGGGTTTCGGTCAATCCCCGAGGAGAAGTCACGCTCAACGGAGAGGAACTCAAGGAGCCCTACGTCCAGGAATACTGCAGTGTCGATGAGCAGGGGATGAGCCCCTGTCGAACCCTCAGTGGAACGGTGCCGCAAGGGTCGGTGCTCGTTTTGGGTGACAACCGAAGCAACAGCTGGGATGGACGCTTCTGGCCAAGCAGTCCCTACCTCCCTGAGAAGGAAATCCTGGGACGGGCGTTCGTGCGCTTCTGGCCCGTCAACCGCATCGGACCTCTGAGCAACTGA
- the psb27 gene encoding photosystem II protein Psb27 translates to MLSALAHLLKSLSRAAIACGLGLCLLLTSCSGDAEARLSGDYVEDTVAVARSLREVIDQPQDAEGHAQAETDARALINDYMSRYRPKPRVNGLTSFTTMQTALNSLAGHYASYANRPIPETLHDRIEKELIKAERTAVRGS, encoded by the coding sequence ATGCTCTCCGCCCTGGCCCACCTGCTGAAATCACTGTCCAGGGCAGCCATTGCTTGCGGGCTAGGCCTCTGCCTGCTGCTTACGTCCTGCAGCGGCGATGCTGAAGCGCGCCTCAGCGGTGATTACGTCGAGGACACCGTCGCGGTTGCCCGCAGTCTTCGGGAGGTGATCGACCAGCCGCAGGATGCCGAAGGTCACGCCCAGGCTGAAACCGACGCTCGCGCGCTGATCAACGACTACATGTCCCGCTACCGGCCCAAGCCCCGGGTCAATGGTCTGACGTCCTTCACCACGATGCAGACCGCCCTGAACTCCCTGGCCGGTCACTACGCCAGTTACGCCAACCGCCCCATTCCGGAAACCCTGCACGATCGCATCGAGAAGGAGTTGATCAAGGCGGAGCGCACGGCCGTGCGCGGCAGCTGA
- a CDS encoding proline--tRNA ligase: MRVSCLMLVTLRDVPADAEIPSHQLLLRGGYIRRVGAGIYAYLPLMWRVLQRITAIVREEMNKAGALETLLPQLHPSELWQRSGRWQGYTAGEGIMFHLEDRQGRELGLGPTHEEVITSLAGELLRSYRQLPVNLYQIQTKFRDEIRPRFGLMRGREFIMKDAYSFHADENDLRSTYAVMDQAYRAIFERCGLEAVPVDADSGAIGGAASQEFMVTAEAGEDLILISEDGLYAANQEKAVSEPSEAIALDDGISGLLATPGLSSIRGLCEAHNWSPSQIVKVLLLLARLEDGSEQPVLVSLRGDQELNEVKLINALSTRCEQAVLDCSALGAEELSRQGLADLPFGFIGPDLKDACLEGARSWTPHFLRLADRTARDLGRFICGANRPDQHRVVDSWDDLANAPDGIDLRNACAGDRCIHNPEVRLTEKRGIEVGHIFQLGRKYSEALDCCFTNDAGKSEAFWMGCYGIGISRLAQAAVEQHHDDAGICWPASIAPFEAVVVVANIKDASQASLAESLYRGLIDQGIDALLDDRSERAGVKFKDADLIGIPWRLVVGRDASDGIVELVRRTGREVRKIPHSEAMTTLLRELRP; the protein is encoded by the coding sequence ATGCGCGTCTCCTGCCTGATGCTGGTGACGCTTCGGGATGTTCCTGCTGATGCAGAAATCCCATCGCATCAACTTCTTCTCAGAGGTGGATACATCCGTCGTGTCGGAGCGGGCATCTACGCCTATCTGCCGCTGATGTGGAGAGTGCTGCAGCGGATCACGGCCATCGTTCGCGAAGAGATGAACAAAGCCGGTGCTCTGGAAACGCTGCTGCCCCAGCTGCATCCCTCGGAGCTCTGGCAACGCAGCGGCCGCTGGCAGGGCTACACCGCTGGCGAGGGAATCATGTTCCACCTCGAAGACCGCCAGGGGCGTGAACTCGGACTCGGTCCCACCCACGAAGAGGTGATCACCAGCCTGGCTGGCGAGCTGCTTCGGTCCTACCGGCAATTGCCGGTGAACCTCTACCAGATCCAGACCAAATTTCGAGACGAAATCAGGCCTCGCTTCGGGCTGATGCGAGGACGGGAATTCATCATGAAAGATGCCTATTCCTTCCATGCCGACGAGAACGACCTGCGTTCCACCTATGCGGTGATGGATCAGGCCTACCGGGCGATTTTCGAACGCTGCGGTCTTGAGGCGGTCCCGGTCGATGCTGACAGCGGCGCCATCGGTGGCGCCGCGTCGCAGGAATTCATGGTCACCGCTGAAGCCGGGGAGGATCTGATCCTGATCAGCGAAGACGGCCTTTACGCAGCCAACCAGGAAAAGGCCGTTTCAGAACCCTCCGAGGCGATTGCCCTCGATGACGGCATCAGCGGACTGCTAGCGACTCCCGGGCTGTCGAGCATCAGGGGGCTCTGCGAAGCCCACAACTGGAGTCCAAGCCAGATCGTCAAGGTTCTGTTGCTTCTGGCGCGCCTCGAGGATGGCAGCGAGCAACCGGTGTTGGTGAGCCTGAGGGGTGATCAGGAGCTCAACGAGGTGAAACTGATCAACGCGCTCAGCACGCGCTGCGAACAGGCCGTTCTTGACTGCTCTGCCTTGGGGGCGGAGGAGCTCAGCCGTCAGGGATTGGCCGATCTGCCCTTCGGTTTCATCGGGCCTGATCTCAAGGATGCATGTCTTGAGGGAGCCCGCAGCTGGACTCCCCACTTCCTGCGACTTGCCGACCGCACAGCCAGGGATCTGGGCCGGTTCATCTGTGGCGCCAACCGTCCCGACCAGCATCGCGTTGTCGACAGCTGGGACGACCTTGCTAACGCACCGGACGGCATCGATCTGCGCAACGCCTGCGCCGGAGATCGCTGCATCCACAACCCGGAGGTCCGTCTGACGGAAAAGCGCGGCATTGAGGTTGGCCATATCTTCCAGCTCGGCCGCAAGTACTCCGAGGCTCTCGACTGCTGCTTCACGAACGATGCCGGAAAAAGCGAAGCCTTCTGGATGGGCTGCTACGGCATCGGTATTTCACGCCTGGCTCAGGCTGCCGTGGAACAACACCACGACGATGCGGGAATCTGCTGGCCCGCCAGCATTGCACCCTTTGAAGCGGTGGTGGTGGTGGCCAACATCAAGGACGCCAGCCAGGCCTCCCTCGCTGAATCCCTGTACAGAGGCCTGATCGACCAGGGAATCGATGCCCTGCTGGATGACCGCAGTGAACGGGCCGGTGTGAAATTCAAGGACGCCGATCTGATCGGGATTCCGTGGAGACTTGTGGTCGGCCGCGATGCCTCGGACGGCATCGTTGAACTCGTGCGTCGGACCGGCCGGGAGGTCCGCAAGATTCCTCATTCCGAGGCGATGACGACCCTGCTGAGGGAGCTTCGCCCCTAA
- a CDS encoding 2Fe-2S iron-sulfur cluster-binding protein: MPTIRYEQEGQQVGCIEGANLRRATLDSGLNPYKGLNNLNNCGGVGQCGTCVMEVVEGLNNLSPRSDVEEVYLADRPANYRLSCRTTVNGDVTVRTRPDDGAGKGSNSLVGAVKSLFGR, from the coding sequence GTGCCCACCATCCGATACGAACAGGAAGGCCAGCAGGTGGGTTGCATCGAAGGGGCCAACCTGCGTCGCGCCACGCTCGATTCGGGTCTCAATCCCTACAAAGGGCTCAACAATCTCAACAACTGCGGTGGGGTTGGTCAGTGCGGCACCTGCGTGATGGAGGTTGTCGAAGGTTTGAACAATCTTTCTCCGCGTAGTGATGTGGAGGAGGTTTACCTCGCTGATCGCCCTGCCAACTACCGCCTGAGCTGCAGGACCACCGTGAACGGTGATGTCACCGTCCGAACCCGTCCAGACGATGGAGCTGGCAAGGGTTCCAACAGCCTCGTCGGTGCCGTCAAATCGCTGTTCGGACGCTAG
- a CDS encoding adenosine kinase — protein MTSEPRFQSSTSLDVVGIGNAIVDVLVQTDDSFLQTHGLQKGGMALIDETQAERLYKASGPGLETSGGSVANTMVGIAQLGGKAGFIGRVRDDQLGEIFSHDIRAVGARFDTPAATSGATTARCLIYVTPDAERTMCTFLGASTQLEPEDLDLSMVREAKVLYLEGYLWDSPAAKRAFIAAAEACRDSGGQVALSLSDGFCVDRHRESFLDLVNGHVDVLFANDVEIMSLYETDDFDTAVKHVSGCCRVASLTRGAKGSVVLSGDQRWDIGIVSLGDLLDTTGAGDLYAGGFLHGYTQGESLERCGQLGALCAGQIVTQLGARPQVSLKQLAATQLP, from the coding sequence ATGACCAGCGAGCCGCGTTTCCAGAGCTCAACCAGCCTCGACGTGGTGGGCATCGGCAATGCCATCGTCGATGTGCTGGTGCAGACGGACGACAGCTTTCTGCAGACCCATGGCCTGCAGAAAGGAGGCATGGCTCTGATCGATGAGACCCAGGCTGAACGCCTGTACAAGGCCAGCGGGCCTGGGCTGGAAACCTCAGGCGGATCCGTGGCCAACACGATGGTGGGCATTGCCCAGCTGGGGGGTAAGGCCGGGTTCATCGGACGGGTCCGCGATGACCAGCTTGGGGAGATCTTCAGCCACGACATCCGGGCCGTCGGAGCCCGGTTCGATACACCGGCAGCCACCAGTGGAGCCACCACAGCCCGGTGCCTGATTTACGTCACACCGGATGCGGAACGCACCATGTGCACGTTCCTGGGCGCATCCACCCAACTCGAGCCGGAGGATCTCGATCTCTCCATGGTGCGTGAGGCGAAGGTGCTGTATCTCGAGGGCTATCTCTGGGATAGTCCCGCCGCTAAACGCGCCTTCATCGCCGCAGCAGAGGCATGCCGCGACTCAGGCGGCCAGGTGGCGCTCTCACTCTCCGATGGTTTCTGTGTGGATCGCCACCGTGAGAGTTTTCTCGATCTGGTGAACGGCCACGTGGACGTGTTGTTCGCAAACGACGTGGAGATCATGTCGCTCTACGAAACAGACGATTTCGACACGGCCGTGAAGCACGTCAGCGGATGCTGCAGAGTCGCGTCGCTGACCCGAGGGGCCAAGGGTTCCGTGGTGCTCAGTGGGGACCAACGCTGGGACATCGGGATCGTTTCACTGGGTGATCTCCTGGACACCACTGGAGCTGGAGACCTCTACGCCGGAGGCTTCCTGCACGGCTACACCCAGGGGGAAAGCCTGGAACGGTGCGGGCAGCTCGGCGCTCTCTGCGCCGGGCAGATCGTGACCCAGCTCGGGGCACGCCCTCAGGTTTCGCTGAAGCAACTGGCGGCGACCCAGTTGCCGT
- a CDS encoding dihydroorotase → MQNTLLLDPVRILHGPGQDEQQGAVFIETGVLRGFDETARSLAASQGLRPTDAGDKLIAPCLVDPHSVLEDPINGRAETLQSLARCATAGGYGSVALLPRSRTWRDRPERLALPDPDQPSRLTIHLWGGFSTGGQGDHLSCHGDLLDHGAIGLADDDAMVPQALLERGLLLAEMQSAPVLLAPRDPDLQADGLAREGVETLRAGWAPDPASSEVLPLTQLLALQRQHPQRNLRLMNVSTAKAVSQLRSEARPPMASVSWWHLIADSGSMQNDHPGWCVRPSIGSPADRLALQQAVLDGLITAVAVHAVPLDEEDMLLPADQRPPGLSGHHLVLPLLWEALVRDSGWSVPQLWQALSFGPSSLLNIPAEQLSVDSDRWLIFDPEHRWTVSRSDSAAPLAANIPCAGREITGRVLACGLSCSEVRCG, encoded by the coding sequence ATGCAAAACACCCTGCTGCTGGACCCAGTCCGGATCCTGCACGGACCTGGCCAGGACGAGCAGCAGGGGGCGGTCTTCATCGAGACCGGTGTCCTGCGCGGATTCGATGAAACCGCCAGATCGCTCGCAGCCAGCCAGGGCCTGAGGCCAACCGACGCGGGAGACAAGCTGATCGCACCCTGCCTGGTGGATCCCCATTCAGTCCTGGAGGACCCGATCAACGGTCGAGCTGAAACACTGCAAAGCCTGGCCCGTTGCGCCACCGCCGGGGGCTACGGATCCGTTGCCCTGCTGCCGCGCAGTCGCACCTGGCGTGACCGGCCGGAGCGGCTGGCGTTGCCGGATCCCGATCAACCATCACGGCTGACGATCCATCTCTGGGGCGGCTTCAGCACAGGCGGCCAGGGAGACCATCTCTCCTGCCATGGAGACCTGCTTGACCATGGCGCCATCGGCCTTGCTGACGACGATGCCATGGTTCCGCAGGCCCTACTCGAACGCGGCCTGCTCCTGGCTGAAATGCAGTCAGCACCTGTTCTGCTGGCTCCCCGTGATCCAGACCTGCAGGCGGATGGTCTGGCACGTGAGGGTGTGGAAACGCTGCGGGCGGGCTGGGCACCGGACCCAGCCAGCAGTGAAGTTCTGCCATTGACCCAGCTACTGGCTCTGCAGAGACAACACCCTCAGCGAAACCTGAGGCTGATGAATGTCTCCACCGCAAAAGCGGTGTCCCAGCTTCGCAGCGAAGCCAGGCCTCCCATGGCCAGTGTCAGCTGGTGGCATCTCATCGCTGACAGCGGCAGCATGCAGAACGATCACCCCGGCTGGTGTGTTCGGCCATCGATCGGCTCACCGGCCGATCGGCTCGCTCTTCAGCAGGCTGTGCTGGACGGATTGATCACAGCCGTTGCGGTGCATGCCGTCCCCCTCGATGAGGAGGACATGCTTCTGCCAGCGGATCAACGGCCACCTGGCCTGAGTGGCCATCACCTGGTGTTGCCGCTTCTCTGGGAGGCCTTGGTTCGAGATTCTGGTTGGTCCGTTCCCCAGCTCTGGCAGGCGCTTAGCTTTGGCCCATCGTCCTTGCTCAACATACCGGCCGAACAGCTGTCCGTCGACAGCGATCGCTGGCTGATCTTTGATCCAGAGCATCGCTGGACCGTAAGCCGCAGTGATTCGGCCGCACCACTGGCTGCCAACATTCCCTGTGCCGGCAGAGAAATCACAGGACGCGTCCTGGCCTGTGGCCTCAGTTGCTCAGAGGTCCGATGCGGTTGA
- a CDS encoding histidine phosphatase family protein: MPLRLLLVRHGLSSFNKERRIQGRDDLSNLSEEGHEQARRLGRSLAEVPLDAIYSSPLRRAASTTTSLLEGRNAAAPKPVFDDGLLEVDLNPWSGLLIDELKQRFPEPYDTWKRRPMELELTHSDGRSYSPLGELMQQARSFLETLLQLHALTGNDTVLVVAHNAILRCLMLVMLGEPDHGFRRLRVDNTSLSIFNLRSGEREPQVQIECLNSTTHLAPLPPKTDGPRLILVRHGETDWNRAGRFQGQIDIPLNDHGRQQAAAAEEFLKDIPINKAWSSSLSRPTETAEIILRSHPSVHLSQTDGLVEIGHGAWEGKLESEIRDDWSELLDTWKRAPETVQMPDGETIQDVWARSVRSWKEIAAQLTNEDTALVVAHDAVNKTILCDLLGLTPADIWMVKQGNGGVTVVDIPTDSGQPAVVTCLNLTSHFGSVIDRTAAGAL, from the coding sequence GTGCCTCTCCGTCTTCTTCTGGTCCGCCACGGCCTGAGCAGCTTCAACAAGGAACGTCGCATTCAGGGCCGCGACGACCTCTCCAATCTGAGCGAAGAAGGACACGAGCAGGCTCGCCGGCTCGGCCGGTCCCTCGCGGAGGTCCCGCTTGATGCGATCTACAGCTCACCGCTGAGACGGGCGGCGTCGACCACCACAAGCCTGCTCGAAGGCCGCAACGCCGCTGCCCCGAAACCCGTGTTCGATGACGGGCTGCTGGAAGTGGACCTCAATCCCTGGAGCGGCCTGCTGATCGACGAATTGAAACAACGTTTTCCAGAGCCCTACGACACCTGGAAACGCCGGCCGATGGAGCTTGAACTGACCCACAGCGATGGCCGCAGCTACAGCCCCCTCGGGGAGCTGATGCAACAGGCCAGGTCCTTCCTCGAGACGTTGCTTCAACTGCATGCGCTGACTGGAAACGACACCGTGCTTGTGGTGGCGCACAACGCGATCCTGCGTTGCCTGATGCTCGTGATGCTGGGGGAACCGGACCACGGCTTCAGACGCCTCCGCGTCGACAACACCTCCCTGTCGATTTTCAACCTTCGATCGGGCGAGCGGGAGCCCCAGGTTCAGATCGAATGTCTCAACAGCACCACCCACCTCGCACCGCTGCCGCCGAAAACAGATGGACCCCGCCTGATTCTGGTCCGGCACGGGGAGACCGACTGGAATCGGGCAGGCCGCTTTCAGGGGCAGATTGATATCCCCCTGAACGATCACGGACGACAGCAGGCTGCAGCGGCCGAGGAATTTCTCAAGGACATCCCCATCAACAAAGCCTGGAGCAGTTCCCTCTCCCGGCCCACGGAGACCGCCGAGATCATTCTCAGGAGCCATCCATCCGTCCATCTCAGCCAGACCGACGGCCTGGTTGAAATCGGTCACGGAGCCTGGGAAGGGAAGCTCGAATCGGAGATCCGCGACGACTGGTCTGAGCTGCTGGACACCTGGAAACGAGCCCCGGAGACCGTGCAGATGCCCGATGGTGAAACGATTCAGGATGTCTGGGCACGCTCGGTCCGCAGCTGGAAGGAGATTGCTGCGCAGCTGACCAACGAGGACACTGCTCTGGTCGTTGCCCATGACGCGGTCAACAAGACGATTCTCTGCGATCTGCTCGGCCTGACACCAGCCGACATCTGGATGGTGAAACAGGGCAACGGTGGCGTCACCGTTGTCGACATCCCGACGGATTCAGGCCAGCCTGCAGTGGTGACCTGCCTGAATCTCACCTCGCACTTCGGCAGCGTGATCGATCGGACTGCTGCAGGCGCCCTCTGA